In Plodia interpunctella isolate USDA-ARS_2022_Savannah chromosome 9, ilPloInte3.2, whole genome shotgun sequence, a single genomic region encodes these proteins:
- the LOC128672728 gene encoding uncharacterized protein LOC128672728, with the protein MLALITFPAFLILAQGHPEFIHQINVSSGIYFDPIGELKIRMSHLDVVTPLDISHIEPHLQNINSVLGTTRYICNQIRLEKSYNLQCNNLLEPLTIRYHDIVSEYSTISHLVNRRSRRGAWIGAVGSLSKIVFGTLDENDAIKYDNAIRNVQDNEKRLSSLIKDNILITSEVLTNFNKTLQSIQLNEVSLNLVIDNFSSTLKNITLISNELVVKTNIDFILNSLEASILTLSFHLEDITNAIIFSSQNILHPAVLPPTHLYQEIVNNYRYLPVDLKLPVSLTLSNIHIITNVSSVVCYSIGNKIIFVLKIPLVSPKDYSLYHNIALPTPHIKDKPNTFSFIRPSSKYIAMTIDKSEYCNLDSLKECITISPREYICDVMTVFPSSVNPCCESELLSNTISVLPVQCKTDFFYGYVDLWQPLDNNNWLYVQSKSSKLYIECPKEKLVDINIIGTGILTIPNNCMAHCKSTKLIPKFDNVKINVNIVHSNFNLINDSCCTLDKFNKIISNEPPLKLHNINLDSFTLETKSKLNSIAKETDKILNEHQIIKYETHYSIITIVIICVILIFCITKLIMYIKSRNCLSRRLPDTIPPIPAVSPTDQIPIAENITPAKFSKPCSVKENIPSPSIRINV; encoded by the exons ATGCTCGCCCTTATCACGTTTCCTGCATTCCT CATACTGGCCCAAGGTCATCCGGAATTTATTCATCAAATCAACGTGAGCTCCGGAATTTACTTTGACCCTATCGGTGAACTTAAAATCCGTATGAGTCATTTAGACGTGGTCACCCCACTCGATATCTCGCACATTGAACCCCACTTGCAAAATATAAACTCAGTATTAGGTACAACACGCTACATATGTAACCAAATTAGATtagaaaaatcatataatttacaatgtaataaCCTGTTAGAACCCTTAACAATAAGATATCATGACATTGTCTCTGAATATTCCACTATTTCGCACTTAGTAAATAGAAGATCTAGAAGAGGAGCCTGGATAGGTGCCGTTGGTTCTCTCTCCAAAATCGTGTTTGGGACCCTTGATGAAAATGACGccataaaatatgacaatgcCATTCGAAATGTTCAAGATAACGAAAAAAGACTGAGCTcattaataaaagataatatccTAATAACATCTGAAgttttgacaaattttaataaaacattacaaagtATACAACTTAATGAGGTCAGCCTTAATCTAGTTATCGATAATTTCTcttcaacattaaaaaatattactttaatttcaAACGAATTAGTTGTAAAGAcgaatatagattttatactCAATAGTTTAGAAGCATCTATACTCACCTTATCATTCCACCTCGAAGACATAACAAAcgctattatttttagtagtcAAAACATCCTGCACCCGGCCGTATTACCGCCCACGCACTTATACCAAGAAATTGTCAATAATTACAGATACTTACCTGTAGACCTTAAGTTACCTGTAAGCTTAACATTaagtaacatacatattattacaaatgtatCCAGTGTAGTGTGTTATAGTATAGGCaacaagattatttttgttctgaAAATACCTCTAGTGTCCCCTAAAGATTATAGTTTGTATCATAACATAGCATTGCCAACTCCTCATATTAAAGATAAACCTAATACTTTTAGTTTCATAAGACctagtagtaaatatatagCAATGACCATAGACAAATCCGAATATTGTAACCTTGATTCATTAAAGGAATGCATAACGATAAGCCCGCGCGAGTACATCTGTGACGTTATGACAGTGTTCCCGTCCAGTGTTAACCCCTGTTGTGAAAGTGAGTTATTGTCCAATACAATAAGTGTTCTCCCCGTGCAGTGTAAAACAGACTTCTTTTATGGATACGTAGATTTATGGCAACCactcgataataataattggctATATGTACAATCTAAAAGCAGTAAACTTTACATTGAATGTCCTAAAGAAAAACTTGTTGATATTAACATTATCGGAACAGGAATTTTAACTATTCCTAATAACTGTATGGCCCActgtaaaagtacaaaattgatacctaaatttgataatgtaaaaataaatgttaatattgttcACTCTAACTTCAACTTAATTAATGATTCTTGTTGCACTTTagataagtttaataaaataataagtaatgagCCTCCCCTTAAGTtgcataatataaatctaGATTCATTCACATTAGAAACAAAATCTAAACTAAATTCCATTGCTAAAGAAACAGataaaattctaaatgaacatcaaattattaaatacgaGACTCATTACTCAATTATTACTATAGTTATAATTTGTGTAATCTTAATCTTTTGTATAACCAaacttattatgtatattaaatcgCGCAACTGTCTATCCCGTCGCCTTCCCGACACTATTCCTCCAATCCCTGCAGTTTCTCCAACTGATCAGATTCCAATTGCAGAGAATATTACTCCCGCTAAATTCAGTAAACCTTGTTCCGTTAAGGAAAATATACCATCTCCCAGTATAAGAATTAATGTTTAA
- the LOC135309781 gene encoding protein PF3D7_1417600-like, with translation MAEGRSTSPKPEISVTDTEEDTQGQLHPGPSTRSSKKKAAVIPKSEIELSTLLKFIKPFDGCREKLNSFLVNCNNAYEIASDTQKDILFKYILCQLQGKAETACSIKEFTNWHQLKEFLKTQFSERKHYAHLLTELQECKQQVTETVSQYALRIETCLSHLLTEISISHGHKSREMIGRSAAMEELALHHFQMGLTPRISNFVRSKSVKTLNEAINIAISEERIQQSLSKHSAPSSNQQSRQFIRRNQNPSSFKNNPITPRPNNNNSILVCRYCKNPGHTIEQCRKREFNNNRFKNPDQNYTRQPRVHFISDETSETNDDFLTNPEGGYDTVDSNQKKRVNISSQCRAGLYNFKTGTINYNSSTKSSVSTVSMQQPKVDLPKSTKSSVSTVSMQQPKVDLPKSTKSSVSTVSMQQPKVDLLKSTKSSVSTVSMQQPKVDLPKSTKSSVSTVSMQQPKVDLLKST, from the coding sequence ATGGCCGAAGGTCGTTCAACCAGCCCGAAACCCGAAATCTCTGTCACAGACACAGAGGAAGATACCCAGGGCCAATTACATCCAGGCCCCTCCACTAGATCTAGTAAAAAGAAAGCGGCTGTAATTCCCAAATCCGAAATTGAATTATCCACTTTGCTTAAATTTATAAAGCCATTTGATGGTTGTAGAGAAaagttaaattcatttttagtaaattgtaataatgctTATGAAATAGCCTCGGACACACAAAAAGATATTCtctttaaatacatactcTGTCAGTTACAAGGCAAAGCAGAGACCGCCTGTTCCATTAAAGAATTTACTAATTGGCATCAGCTTAAAGAGTTCCTCAAAACGCAGTTCAGCGAGAGGAAACATTACGCTCATCTCCTCACCGAATTACAGGAATGCAAACAACAAGTCACTGAAACTGTCAGTCAGTATGCTTTAAGAATAGAGACTTGCTTATCTCATTTACTTACCGAAATTTCCATCTCACACGGCCATAAAAGTAGAGAAATGATTGGACGTAGTGCCGCGATGGAGGAATTAGCCCTCCATCATTTCCAAATGGGGCTAACGCCTCGAATATCTAATTTTGTTAGGAGTAAATCCGTTAAAACTTTAAACGAAGCAATTAATATCGCAATTTCTGAAGAAAGAATCCAACAATCTTTATCTAAACACTCAGCCCCGTCTAGCAATCAACAATCTCGTCAGTTTATACGTCGTAACCAAAATCCATCTTCATTCAAAAACAATCCTATTACTCCTCgtcctaataataataattccatCCTTGTCTGCCGATATTGCAAAAATCCAGGTCATACTATAGAACAATGCCGAAAAAgggaatttaataataatcgcTTCAAAAATCCTGATCAAAACTATACAAGGCAACCCCGTGTTCATTTCATCTCCGATGAAACTTCGGAAACTAACGATGATTTTCTTACCAATCCTGAGGGCGGTTATGACACCGTAGACTCTAATCAAAAAAAACGAGTAAACATCTCGTCCCAGTGTCGTGCgggattatataattttaaaaccggcactatcaattataattcatctactaaatcctctgtatccactgtatctatgcagcaacccaaggttgatctgcccaaatctactaaatcctctgtatccactgtatctatgcagcagcccaaggttgatctgcccaaatctactaaatcctctgtatccactgtatctatgcagcaacccaaggttgatctgcttaaatctactaaatcctctgtatccactgtatctatgcagcagcccaaggttgatctgcccaaatctactaaatcctctgtatccactgtatctatgcagcaacccaaggttgatctgcttaaatctact